Below is a genomic region from Trichomycterus rosablanca isolate fTriRos1 chromosome 15, fTriRos1.hap1, whole genome shotgun sequence.
CAGTTACTACGCCGAGGCGGAGAAGATCGGGGGACACGCCTACCTCGAGGGCTGCCTCGCCTGCGCCACCGCCTACCTCGTCTTCCTCTGCATGGAGACACGCTatgaaaaggtgtgtgtgtgtgtgtgtagtaggtaCTAacactgggtgtgtgtgtgtgtgtgtgtgtgtgtagaagataCTAAcagtaggtgtgtttgtgtgtgtaggtgctgAAGAAGATCTCCAGGTACATTCAGGAGCAGAACGAGAAGATCTACGCCCCCAGAGGCCTCCTGATCACCGACCCCATCGAGAGGGGCATGAGGGTCGTATCCTTCCTCacactgttagtgtgtgtgtgtgtgtgtgtgtgtgtgtgtgtgtgtgtaccagggtGACTCGGCGCCTCCTTAACTCCTGCGTGTCAGATCGAGATCAGCATCTACGAGGACCGGGGTtccagtgggtccagttccgGGAGCAGCACTACCAGTAGCAGTGGACGAtgatgaccacacacacacacacacactcacaatgaGTACACGAGTACACTATAcgcacaaaagtattgggacgccgctTCTAATGATCGAATTTGTGCGTTTCAGCCACCAGGtgcaggtgtccgaatacttttggccgtgtagCGTAGTCCGTGCATCTCCTCAGGGCGCCACACCCTCCGGACCGCGTTTACACTCTCACAGCATGTGACGGACTGCCGTGTAGTCGCACGTCGTGGCCAGTAGGGGTGCTAGAGGGCAAAGTCGTCTTCCATCGTTCTGTGTTACTTTCGCAGTCGTATGATTCTAGTTTACAGTGTTAGGGTATTTACGGTAGACCTGCTACTCCAGCAGTTACGgtaatattaaaacaaaaagaTCTCAAGGGGTGCTAGAGGGCAAAGTCGTCTTCCATCGTTCTGTGTTACTTTTGCAGTATTCTGATTCTAGTTCCATTTACAGTATTAGGGTATTTACGGTAGACCTGCTACTCCAGCAATTACGCTACTAAAATTACAGCTGCCGGTTTGGGTTTTCACAGTCAAATCAcgaattttgtttattttttctattaaaaAAGAAGCGCACTCTGTATCCGCACTTTAGTAGCCTCCGATTTTAGCGCTTCCACACATTTTACCTCACATCTAAGACAACGTTTACTCAGGATTTGAGAATATTCATTTGTTCCGTCATCTCAGCGACACCAAGCGTCCACTGCCACGTTCcgtaaacatgttttatttatttatacatattttcATATCCGCAGAATGTAGCTGAACATGAAGACACCGACCGGAACCTTTGTTTTCTATATATATAGCTTCCGTTTCATTAGCGAGAGGAATCGGCTCGCGTTTATGCAAAAATCTTGAGGAATTGTTGTGTTGTAGCGCACGGTTGAAGCTAACGCTTCGTTACTTATGATGTAAAGGTAAGATTTTACTGTATTGATTAGCCTGCTTCTCTGTGCACATATTAATAAAGAATTTCAACTCAGAAATAAACGTCAGTCGCTTTTCTTCCAGTTGATTCAACGTTAGGGCTAACACGTGCTTCCTGCTTTCTTAGCTCGCTCCTGATTGGTTGGATTCCCACCTTTAGTCACATTTTTGCTTAATTTCACCCCTAACTTTGAGTAAATGTGGAAGTTTTATGGCCTGCATTTGATTAGAGGGTATTGTCAGTGTTTTTCCATCCTTGTAACTCGGACAAGGACGATAATGAGTTAAAACATGCATCAGTttatacaaatattaaaaaataggtGATAATAAAGACAATACAGCCTGGGCGAAGCTTCCGTTTTGTATTTCTCTTTAATTAAACATgttgtttatttcatttcattaactTCTACCTCAGAGTAGCTAATAATGTCCGTGTAAACACAGTGAACTAGCATAATAAACCATAATAGACCATAATGCGCCACCCGTGcacttaattttaattatttattaacataattaataatataagaaGCAAAACAactcgtgtgtttgtgtgtgtgttaatatatACAGCTTTTTAAGAGTATTAACAGTTGCTAGGCTAGCGATCTTCGACAGCCTGTAGTTCGTCTTCTTGACTAAAGAACTACAAATCCCGGCGAGCCAATAGGAGCGCTCGGTGCAGGTGACGTCAGCGCGCTCGCTCCAAAACATTCAGGGTCTCGACGGTTCCGGCGTCCGTgtaaataaaaaggtaaatATGAGTAAAATGTACCAAAAAgcgttttattttctgtttatggTGTGAATTCAACTTTGAATACCATGTGTTAATACATTTTGGGGTGTTTAAATGCAATATTTGGAGTTAATTTGTGAATTCGGTTAGCCGTGTTGCTAGCCGGTTAGCTTGTTTGGCTAATTTTGTTAGCCACGTTTAATATCGAACATTTTTACAAACGtgaatttaaataatttcttgGACTAAATAATGAgttcattgtgttttttttttaagtatacaGACAGCAAGGTAGAGTTAATAATATTATGTTGTAATGCTAcacctggtgacttctctgtgcccatataaatagggctagtgtGACTGCACGTATTACAACAGTAGTCTCCTATAAGGCTGGAAAAGTCAGCAGGTGTTCAGAGGAATTGAAATTGACTCCTGGAAGTGGTGTGATCGCTCACAGTCCAGCCAGCTTTATACCGTACAGTAAAacttgctcgactgtggacagtgccgTGGGAGTATTTAAACCTTTCAGCCCTCCCTAATCTTTTGTAACGATATAAACACTGAGTACAAATCACGGACGTATCGACATCCTCGATCGCAGACTGTGCACGGAGGTAGGGTTGGAACCCAGGTGTGCAGGTTCCTGGTGCTGTGCCACACCCACACTGCATTCTAGGTCCATACAGGTCCATGACCATTTCCCCCTcgcaattttcctcccaatctagtcgtatccggtTACCCGATTGAGCTTCCTCTCTGCTGATGTTGAGCTCCACCCTggctgaggagagccgagactgacacacgccccctccgacaccccTTCATCTACACTCAACCCAAAAAATGTTAGAAATATTTAATTCCGTGACATTATGAGTGTAAAAATCCTGTTCTGTCGTTTTCCCAGAAGAATATTCATCCGCTAATGGAGGAGAGCGTCCACGCCAAAGCCGAGCCCGACCCCTCCGCCCCGTCACGCGTCAAGAGGCCCGACGCGGCCCTCTACGTTCCCAAAAAGAAGCAGCCCCCGTGCAAGGAGAAGCCCCCATCCGAGGGTGAGCAGAGACCCAAACCCAGGCCTCGCTACACCGACAAATCCCGGCGCTACAACTCCAAAAACAAGAAGGACAGAGGGGGCGGGGAGAAGAAGGAAGAATCGGGGGTTTCGAACGGCGACGGAGAAGGAGACGAAAAGCGGGACGCAGACGTCTCGACCGAGTCGGGGCCGAAACTGAAAGAGGAGGAGAATAAGGAGGAGGAGAACGAGGAGGAGGAGAAAGAGGAGGAGGATGGTGACAACTGGGATGCTTTATTTGCAGATGACGGAGAATGTCTCGACCCGCATCTTCTAGAAGAGGTGAAACCGCACCCTTTATTTCCGTAAAACAGCAACAAGCTCGCagacaggtgtccaaatacttttggctctatattatctagtgtgtatatatgttgtATGTATTCTTTACGTGGCTCAGGAGGCCGGCCGCAAGAAGACGTCCGTCCAGGATCCGCGCTTCGACTACTACAGCTGGTCCCCGGAGGACGAGGAGGTGGAGCTCCGGGACGACGAGCTGTCGCACATCGTGGAGATCTACGACTTCCCCACCGAATTCAAGACCGAGGACCTGATACGGGCCTTCGGCTCCTACCAGTACGTAATACAGCTTTGCTCATGCTGGCACAGGaacgggccttccctaaactcttgctgCATAGTTAaaatgggtgtcccaatactttagtcTGTACCGTGTCGTCATGCATAGATAGAATTCCTCCAGATGTGCTGATTTCATTACAAGTCTGAGTCTGTTTTAAAGGATCTACATTTCACTGTGTTAGTTATACTAGTTATACTAGTTATACTAGTTAAcgcttgttgtgtgtgtgtgtgtttattccaGACAGAAAGGGTTCGATATAAAGTGGATTGATGACACTCACGCTCTCGGGCTCTTCTCCAGTCCTATAGCAGGTCAGTCTCAAcacaacacagcaaaaacagaaCCCAACACAGTCCAACAGAACACAAGAAAACAATCCAATACAACACAACTCAACACACGACACAGCCTGACACAGCCCAACAGAActtagcacaacacaccacaacacaacaaaaaacaacagtaaacaaCACAGTCCAACACAGCCCAACAGAACACAAGAAAACAATCCAATACAACACAACTCAACACAACTCAACACAACACAGTCCAACAGAACACAACACAGCCCAACAAACACAAGAAAACAATCCAATACAACACAACTCAACACAACACAGCCCAACAGAACACAACACAGCCCAACAGAACACAACACAGCCCAACAGAACACAACACAGTCCAACAGAACACAAGAAAACAATCCAATACAACACAACTCAACACAACACAGCCCAACAGAACACAACACAGCCCAACAAACACAAGAAAACAATCCAATACAACACAACTCAACACAACTCAACACAGTCCAACAGAACACAACACAGCCCAACAAACACAAGAAAACAATCCAATACAACACAactcaacacaacacaacacagccCAACAGAACACAACACAGCCCAACAGAACACAACACAGCCCAACAGAACACAACACAGCCCAACAGAACACAACACAGTCCAACAGAACACAAGAAAACAATCCAATACAACACAACTCAACACAACACAGCCCAACAGAACACAACACAGCCCAACAGAACACAACACAGCCCAACAGAACACAACACAGTCCAACAGAACACAAGAAAACAATCCAATACAACACAACTCAACACAACACAGCCCAACAGAACACAACACAGCCCAACAGAACACAACACAGCCCAACAGAACACAACACAGTCCAACAGAACACAAGAAAACAATCCAATACAACACAACTCAACACAACACAGCCCAACAGAACACAACACAGTCCAACAGAACACAAGAAAACAATCCAATACAACACAACTCAACACAACACAGTCCAACAGAACACAACACAGTCCAACAGAACACAACACAGCCCAACAGAACACAACACAGCCCAACAGAACACAAGAAAACAATCCAATACAACACAACTCAACACAACACAGTCCAACAGAACACAACACAGTCCAACAGAACACAACACAGCCCAACAGAACACAACACAGTCCAACAGAACACAACACAGTCCAACAGAACACAAGAAAACAATCCAATACAACACAACTCAACACAACACAGCCCAACAGAACACAACACAGCCCAACAGAACACAACACAGCCCAACAGAACACAACACAGCCCAACAGAACACAACACAGTCCAACAGAACACAAGAAAACAATCCAATACAACACAACTCAACACAACACAGTCCAACAGAACACAACACAGCCCAACAGAACACAACACAGCCCAACAGAACACAAGAAAACAATCCAATACAACACAACTCAACACAACACAGTCCAACAGAACACAAGAAAACAATCCAATACAactcaacacaacacaacacagtcCAACAGAACACAAGAAAACAATCCAATACAactcaacacaacacaacacagtcCAACAGAACACAACACAGTCCAACAGAACACAACACAGCCCAACAGAACACAACACAGCCCAACAGAACACAAGACAACAATCCAATACAACTCAACACAACACAGCCCAACAGAACAGAACCCAACACGCAAGCCAACACAACCCTCCAGTTCTGGCTCCTCTCCAGGTCTATAACAGGCCTCAACACACTACACCCCAACACGACACACCCCAACACACTACAGCCCAACACGACACACCCCAACACGACACACCCCAACACACTACAGCCCAACACGACACACCCCAACACGACACACCCCAACACACTACAGCCCAACACGACACACCCCAACACGACACACCCCAACACACTACAGCCCAACACAACACACCCCAACACAACACACCCCAACACGACACACCCCAACACACTACAGCCCGAACAGAATAACTACATGTTTAATGATCTGCTTGTTCAGAAGCCTGCACAGATATTCAGAGAGCTGATTAGGCTCCAAGTGGCACAGTGAGCACTGAATGTGCTAAtgtacatgtttgtgtgtgtgtgtgtagcgcgGGACGTCCTGAGGACCAAACACCCCATGCTGAAGGTCCGACCCCTGTCTAAATCATCCTCCGCCACTAAAGCTACAGCCCGGGACTCGTCAGGTGCACGTTCTTCACATCAGTGAACGCTCGGATTCACTCCCACAGCGTCCATCACTAAACCATCTATTATTTATATCTGTTTAACCGTGTAGACTACCTCCTCCCGGCTAAAGAGCGACCCCAGACCAGCGCCACTCTGGCCCGCCGCCTGGTCGTCGGCGCCCTGGGGGTGAAGAGCACGGTGACCCAGGAGCAGCGCGAGGCCGAGAAGAACCAACTCCGCCAGGCCAGAGGTGTTCGACCGATAAAAACACGTCTGGACCGGACCGGACCGGACTTTTCTCCTCATTAACGCCGcgtctgtgtttgtgtctttcaGAACAGAAACGACTGGCAGCCAAGCAGAGAGAGGACGCCTGGGAGGGGAAGTGAAGTGcacgagggggggggggggggggggggggggtcctccTTCcgcctcccttacacacacggCAAGGTATCGAACCGCTGCCTCACAGCTCCACAAGCACCCCTGGCTCAGGGGGAGAACCCGAGACCCGGACCGGGCGGCTAAACGGACCCCGATTGGGAATACAGATTCATTCAGATTCCAAACTAATGCCTGGATCAGTGGGCGCCCGAAGCGTCAGGGTACGGGGAGCTGggatttttaatcatttctgcTACACGTCTTTCCTCTGTGACTGATTAAAGTTCATCTAAGTGATTAAAACTGATGCTGGTCTTTCCATCTCGATTCactatcggccggtcgggcgcCTGGGGGGCGTGTCCCAAAAGTCCCTCACAGGGCTGCAAAAAAAAgtcaataatgaaataaataccaTAAATACCACCTGAGTCTTTAAATATGCGTCATAAAAATATGGGTCAGTGTCTGTAAACCCTAAATAGTACTTACGTCTTCGAATCCTCACCATAATAACCTAGTCGGTGCTTCTGaaccataaacaccacacatatCCTGGTAATAAGACTTATAGTCAGTGCCTCTGAAGCATAAATACCGCTCTAATCTTTAAATCCTCCTTATAAAGACCTAGAGTTAGTGCCTCTGGGTACTACATACTACTTTAGTCTTTAAATCCTCATCATAAATACCACTCCAAAACCTCAGCCAAGTGCCTTACAAACCTAAATCTGTTTCTGAACCATAAATACcgctctaatctttaaattctgGTCGTAAAATACCTGAAGTCAGTGTGTCTGAAGCATAAATACCGCTCCATTCTTTAAATCCTCGTCATGACCTAGAGTCAGTGCCTTAAACACCACACAAATCTTCAGTCAAAGACCTAGTTAGCGCTTCccaaacacaaatactacacacaTCTTCATAAAGACCTATAGTCAGAGCTTCTGAACCATAAATACCGCTCCAATCTTTAAATCCTCCTTATAAAGACCTAGAGTTAGTGCCTCTGGATACTAAATACTACTTTAGTCTTTAAATCCTCATCATAAATACCACTCCAAAATCTAGAGTCAGTGCCTTAAATACCACACAAGTCTATAAATTCTGGTCATGAAAGACCTGAGGTCAGTGCCTCTGGATACTAAATACTACTTTAAATCTTTATCATAAATACCACTCCAAAATCTAGAGTCAGTGCCTTAAAAACCACAAAAATCTTTAAATTCTGGTCATGAAGACCTGAAGTCAGTGTCAACCATAAAACCGCTCCATTCTTTAAACCCTCGTCATGACCTAGAGTCAGTGTCTTAACTACCACTCGTCTTCAAATCCCCGTCATAAAGACCTATATGTAGCTTTTCTGAACCTTAAATACCACTTTAGTGTTCTAATACTCATGATAAAAAGCTACAGCGCCTCTGACCCATAAATACCGCTCTGATCTTTAAATCCTCCTTATAAAGACCTAGAGTTAGTGCCTCTGGGTACTAAATACTACTTTAGGTTTTGGAGTGGTATTTATGAAGAGGATTTAAAGACTAGAGTCAGTGCCTTAAATACCACACAAGTCTTTAAATTCTGGTCATAAAAGACCTGAGGTCAGTGCCTCTGAACCATAAATACCGCTCCATTCTTTAAACCCTCGTCATGACCTAGAGTCAGTGTCTTAAACACCACACAAATCTTCAGTCAAAGACCTAGTTAGCGCTTCccaaacacaaatactacacacaTCTTCATAAAGACCTATAGTCAGAGCTTCTGAACTATAAATACcgctctaatctttaaattctgGTCATAAAAGACCTGAAGTCAGTGTCTCTGAAGCATAAATACCACACAAATCCTGGTAATAATATAAAGTTATAGTTAGCGCCTCTGAACTATAAATACCGCTCCAGTCTTCACAAAGACCTATAGTTAGGAACCATAAATACCGCTCTAATCTTTAAATCCTCCTTATAAAGACCTGGAGTTAGTGCCTCTAGGTACTACATACTACTTTAGTCTTAAAATTTTCATCATAAATACCACACAAATCTTTAAATTCTGGTCATGAAAGACCTGAAGTCAGTGTCTGAAGCATAAATACCACTCCAGTTTTCAAATCATCATAACCTAGAGTCGGTGCCTTAACTAGCACTGCAGTCTTCAAATCCCCGTCATAAAGATCTACATGTAGCTTCTCTGAACCTTAAATACTACTTTAGTGTTCTAATCCTGATGATAAAAACCTAGCTAGTGCCTCTGAACCATAAATACCGCTCTAATCTTTAAAGATTTAGAGTTAGTGCCTCTGGATACTAAATACTACTTTAGTCTTTAAATCTTCATCATAAATACCACTACACAATCTAGTGTCAGTGCCTTAAATACCACACAAGTCTTTAAATTCTGGTCATAAAAGACCTGGATTCAGCGTCTCTGAACCATAAATACCGCTCTAATCTTTAAATCCTCCTTATAAAGACCTAGAGTTAGTGCCGCTGGATATCAAATACTACTTTAGTCTTTAAATCTTCATCATAAATACCACTCCAAAACCTCAATCAAGTGCCTTAAATACCACACAAATCTTTAAATTCTGGTCATGAAGACCTGAAGTCAGCGTCTCTGAAGCATAAATACCGCTCCATTCTTTAAATCCTTCTTATAAAGACCTAGAGTTAGTGCCTCTGGATACTAAATACTACTTTAGGTTTTGAAGTGGTATTTATGAGGAGGATTTAAAGACTAGTCAGTGCCGTAAATACCACACAAGTCTTTAAATTCTGATCAGGAAGACCTGAAGTCAGGGTCTCTGATCCATAAATACCGCTCGTGTTTTCAAATCATCATAACCTAGAGCACTGCAGTCTTCAAATCCCCGTCATAAAGACCTACATGTAGCTTCTCTGAACCTTAAATACTACTTTAGCATTCTAATACTCATGATAAAAACCTAGTTAATTCCTCTGACCCATATATACTGCTCTAATCTTTAAAGACCTGGAGTTAGTGCCTCTGGGTACTAAATACTACTTTAGTCTTTAAATCTTCATCATAAATACCACTCCAAAACCTCAGTCAAGTGCCTTAAATACCACTCGTCTTAAATTCTGGTCGTAAAATACCTGAAGTCAGTGTCTCTGAAGCATAAATACCGCTCCATTCTTTAAATCCTTCTTATAAAGACCTGGAGTTAGTGCCTCTGGATACTAAATACTACTTTAGTCTTTAAATCTTCGTCATAAATACCACTCCAAAACCTAGAGTCAGTGCCTTAAATACCACACAAGTCTTTAAATTCTGGTCATGAAGACCTGAAGTCAGTGTGTCAAGCATAAATACCGCTCCATTCTTTAAACCCTCGTCATGACCTAGAGTCAGTGCCTTAAACACCACACAAATCTTCAGTCAAAGACCTAGTTAGCGCTTCccaaacacaaatactacacacaTCTTCATAAAGACCTATAGTCAGAGCTTCTGAACCATAAATACCGCTCCAATCTTTAAATCCTCCTTATAAAGACCTAGAGTTAGTGCCTCTGGATACTAAATACTACTTTAGTCTTTAAATCCTCATCATAAATACCACTCCAAAATCTAGAGTCAGTGCCTTAAATACCACACAAGTCTATAAATTCTGGTCATGAAAGACCTGAGGTCAGTGCCTCTGGATACTAAATACTACTTTAAATCTTTATCATAAATACCACTCCAAAATCTAGAGTCAGTGCCTTAAAAACCACAAAAATCTTTAAATTCTGGTCATGAAGACCTGAAGTCAGTGTCAACCATAAAACCGCTCCATTCTTTAAACCCTCGTCATGACCTAGAGTCAGTGTCTTAACTACCACTCGTCTTC
It encodes:
- the golga7ba gene encoding golgin A7 family, member Ba isoform X3; protein product: MATEFHNLQELRHSASLANKVFIQRDYSEGTVCKFLTKFPSELDSRIEKNLFEDTVKTLNSYYAEAEKIGGHAYLEGCLACATAYLVFLCMETRYEKVLKKISRYIQEQNEKIYAPRGLLITDPIERGMRVIEISIYEDRGSSGSSSGSSTTSSSGR
- the r3hcc1l gene encoding coiled-coil domain-containing protein R3HCC1L, which gives rise to MEESVHAKAEPDPSAPSRVKRPDAALYVPKKKQPPCKEKPPSEGEQRPKPRPRYTDKSRRYNSKNKKDRGGGEKKEESGVSNGDGEGDEKRDADVSTESGPKLKEEENKEEENEEEEKEEEDGDNWDALFADDGECLDPHLLEEEAGRKKTSVQDPRFDYYSWSPEDEEVELRDDELSHIVEIYDFPTEFKTEDLIRAFGSYQQKGFDIKWIDDTHALGLFSSPIAARDVLRTKHPMLKVRPLSKSSSATKATARDSSDYLLPAKERPQTSATLARRLVVGALGVKSTVTQEQREAEKNQLRQAREQKRLAAKQREDAWEGK
- the golga7ba gene encoding golgin A7 family, member Ba isoform X2, which codes for MCVCVCLCVSQFHNLQELRHSASLANKVFIQRDYSEGTVCKFLTKFPSELDSRIEKNLFEDTVKTLNSYYAEAEKIGGHAYLEGCLACATAYLVFLCMETRYEKVLKKISRYIQEQNEKIYAPRGLLITDPIERGMRVIEISIYEDRGSSGSSSGSSTTSSSGR
- the golga7ba gene encoding golgin A7 family, member Ba isoform X1 codes for the protein MSSESRTATGRTALPYCHQSFHNLQELRHSASLANKVFIQRDYSEGTVCKFLTKFPSELDSRIEKNLFEDTVKTLNSYYAEAEKIGGHAYLEGCLACATAYLVFLCMETRYEKVLKKISRYIQEQNEKIYAPRGLLITDPIERGMRVIEISIYEDRGSSGSSSGSSTTSSSGR